A single Arcobacter sp. FWKO B DNA region contains:
- a CDS encoding ABC transporter permease, translating to MKFKYYLAPLIGLSVALPILALFIYFIVEGDLSLSNFTQTEMLSYFQNTLFLTIGTFILVVILGTVSSYLSARFEYFGDKIFAVLFVLPLAYPAYVIGYTYVGFFEFRGILSSLFGNNNLRLDVQNLYGAIFIFGISMFPYVYILARVSFGSVSSTVSELVSLQQISPIKAFFRVYFPLAYPAIFAGSILAIMETLSDYGTVVYFGIDTFSVGIFKNWFGYGDLAGAIRVAIVLLVFVFGILWTESLIRKKYRFASSTHSGKKASKIKLQGAKNILAFGISFLIVLFTLLIPTGVLVYWFWLDIDTLDFSAFGFLYNTLSLNIASSGVIIFLSFVVVYLIRFYPTKLSAVTHKLSILGYSIPGAVVGIGLLLFSHFIDRALGTVVLSGTFFMLVFAYTTRYFAVSIGSVENGFSRIDSSIDDASKVFGKSESGNIFKVYLPLMKPYIISGFLILYIDIAKELPATLILRPFNFDTLAVRIYELASNEMLYKVGFPSLLLVLTTAVAVVLLNSRVVRK from the coding sequence ATGAAATTCAAATACTATCTAGCTCCACTTATAGGGCTAAGTGTAGCTCTTCCTATACTTGCACTTTTTATCTACTTTATTGTAGAGGGTGATTTGTCTTTGTCAAATTTTACTCAAACTGAGATGTTGTCGTATTTTCAAAATACTCTTTTTTTAACTATTGGTACTTTTATTCTTGTGGTTATTTTAGGGACTGTTAGTTCATATTTGAGTGCTAGATTTGAGTATTTTGGAGATAAGATTTTTGCTGTTTTATTTGTTTTGCCTCTTGCTTATCCAGCTTATGTGATAGGATATACTTATGTGGGATTTTTTGAATTTCGTGGTATTTTATCATCACTTTTTGGAAATAATAACCTAAGACTTGATGTACAAAACCTCTATGGGGCTATATTTATATTTGGTATTTCTATGTTTCCTTATGTTTATATATTAGCTAGAGTCTCTTTTGGTTCAGTTTCTTCAACTGTAAGTGAGCTAGTAAGCTTGCAACAAATTTCACCTATAAAAGCTTTTTTTAGAGTCTATTTTCCCCTTGCTTATCCAGCTATTTTTGCTGGAAGTATATTGGCAATTATGGAGACTTTGAGTGATTATGGGACAGTTGTTTATTTTGGAATTGATACTTTTAGTGTGGGAATTTTCAAAAACTGGTTTGGATATGGGGATTTGGCTGGGGCTATACGAGTAGCTATTGTTTTGCTTGTATTTGTATTTGGGATTTTGTGGACTGAGAGTTTGATACGCAAAAAATACAGATTTGCAAGTTCCACTCATAGTGGTAAAAAAGCTTCAAAAATCAAACTTCAAGGGGCTAAAAACATACTAGCTTTTGGTATCTCTTTTTTGATAGTGTTGTTTACTTTGCTTATCCCAACTGGGGTACTTGTGTATTGGTTTTGGCTTGATATTGATACTTTGGATTTTAGTGCTTTTGGATTTTTGTACAATACATTGTCTTTGAATATCGCTTCATCTGGGGTGATAATATTCTTATCTTTTGTGGTGGTGTATCTAATCCGTTTTTATCCCACAAAGCTAAGTGCTGTAACTCATAAGCTATCAATTCTTGGGTATTCAATACCAGGTGCTGTTGTAGGTATAGGATTGTTATTGTTTAGTCATTTTATTGATAGAGCACTTGGTACAGTTGTACTGAGTGGTACATTTTTTATGCTTGTTTTTGCTTATACTACAAGATATTTTGCAGTTAGTATAGGTTCAGTTGAAAATGGTTTTAGTAGGATTGATAGTAGTATAGATGATGCAAGTAAAGTTTTTGGAAAAAGTGAGAGTGGCAATATATTTAAAGTTTATCTTCCACTAATGAAACCTTATATAATAAGTGGATTTTTGATACTTTATATAGATATTGCAAAAGAACTTCCTGCTACTTTAATCCTACGACCATTTAACTTTGATACATTGGCTGTGAGGATATATGAGCTTGCAAGTAATGAGATGCTTTATAAAGTAGGCTTTCCATCATTGCTTTTGGTGCTTACAACTGCGGTGGCTGTTGTGTTGCTTAATTCTAGGGTTGTTAGGAAATAG
- a CDS encoding Fe(3+) ABC transporter substrate-binding protein, with the protein MGILSKVIKGAVAFSIAASAMMANEVNVYSHRHYDSDKELFAKFSQTTGIKVNVVTAKAEELVAKLAIEGTNTPADMLITADIGNLYEAKERGLLQSVTSNTLNQNIPAHLRDDAGEWYGLTKRARVFVYNPAKVDPKDLSDYMGLTDPKLKGKIITRTSTNAYNKSLLASIIANHGEAKALEFTKGLVANFARDPKGNDRDQIRAVAAGDGDIAIVNTYYLGIMLNSKDTKDVEIANSVKIFFPAQDAQGTHMNISGAGVTKYAKNKENAVKLIEFLSSTEAQTMFAEANHEFPVNEAVKASGTVASWGEFKEDQLPLNEVGKYNKKAVEIATHGNWK; encoded by the coding sequence ATGGGTATATTATCTAAAGTTATAAAAGGTGCAGTAGCATTTAGTATTGCTGCTAGTGCTATGATGGCAAATGAAGTTAATGTTTATTCACATAGACATTATGATAGTGACAAAGAGTTGTTTGCTAAGTTTTCGCAAACTACAGGTATAAAAGTAAATGTTGTTACAGCAAAAGCTGAAGAACTTGTAGCAAAACTAGCTATTGAAGGTACAAATACACCAGCAGATATGCTAATAACTGCTGATATTGGAAATCTTTATGAAGCAAAAGAAAGAGGTTTACTTCAAAGTGTAACATCAAATACACTAAACCAAAATATACCAGCACATTTAAGAGATGATGCAGGTGAGTGGTATGGACTTACAAAAAGAGCTAGAGTTTTTGTATATAACCCAGCAAAAGTAGATCCAAAAGATTTGAGTGATTATATGGGACTAACTGATCCTAAACTCAAAGGTAAAATAATCACAAGAACATCTACAAATGCATACAATAAATCACTTCTTGCTTCAATCATAGCAAACCATGGCGAAGCAAAAGCACTAGAGTTTACAAAAGGTCTTGTTGCAAACTTTGCTAGAGATCCAAAAGGGAATGATAGAGATCAAATCAGGGCAGTTGCAGCTGGTGATGGTGATATTGCAATAGTAAATACTTATTATCTAGGAATTATGCTAAATAGTAAAGATACAAAAGATGTAGAAATAGCAAATAGTGTAAAAATATTCTTCCCAGCACAAGATGCACAAGGAACTCATATGAATATTTCAGGAGCAGGAGTTACTAAATATGCTAAAAATAAGGAAAATGCTGTTAAACTAATAGAATTTTTAAGTTCGACTGAGGCTCAAACAATGTTTGCAGAAGCAAACCATGAATTTCCTGTAAACGAAGCAGTAAAAGCTTCTGGAACAGTAGCATCTTGGGGTGAATTTAAAGAAGACCAATTACCTTTAAATGAAGTTGGTAAATACAACAAAAAAGCTGTAGAGATTGCTACGCATGGGAATTGGAAATAA
- a CDS encoding carbon-nitrogen hydrolase family protein: protein MRDQIAKIELCFLTKKDHKAVCDLMKDEYKHLQNSTWESWQLKALITKFPKGQVGIKIDGKLAGFALSIIVDYTLFDDMHTYKDITGNYTFNTHNALGDTLYGVDVFVSKKYRGLRLGRRLYDYRKELCEELNLKGIIFGGRLPNYQNYATDISPKEYIQKVKAKEIHDPVLNFQLSNDFYVRRIIQNYLEGDTQSHEYAALLTWNNIYYAKPKKNPNTQKTVIRLGLIQWQVRPYNNIAEVLEQAEFFIDAVSNYRSDFVLFPEFFNAPLMAKYNHLSEAEAIRALAGYTDQFKQEFSKLAVSYNINIITGSMPELIDDHLYNVGFLCKRDGSVEKYAKIHVTPDEKKIWGLKGSNEIKTFNTDCGKIGVLICYDAEFPELSRILASEGMQILFVPFLTDTQNGYSRVRICSQARAVENECYVAIAGCVGNLPKVHNMDIQYAQSAVFTPCDFAFSTNGVKAESTPNTEMILVADVDLDLLKELHNFGSVNNLKDRRTDMYEIKLKGRTPK from the coding sequence ATGCGAGACCAAATAGCTAAAATAGAACTATGTTTTTTAACTAAAAAAGATCATAAAGCAGTGTGTGATTTAATGAAAGATGAGTATAAACATCTACAAAATTCTACTTGGGAATCTTGGCAACTCAAAGCACTCATAACTAAATTCCCAAAAGGTCAAGTTGGAATCAAAATAGATGGAAAACTTGCTGGATTTGCTTTGAGTATTATTGTGGACTATACACTTTTTGATGATATGCACACTTACAAAGATATTACAGGAAATTATACATTTAATACCCACAATGCTTTGGGGGATACTTTATATGGAGTGGATGTATTTGTTAGCAAAAAATATAGAGGTTTGAGACTTGGAAGAAGACTTTATGACTATAGAAAAGAGTTATGCGAAGAACTCAATCTCAAAGGGATTATCTTTGGTGGAAGATTGCCAAATTATCAAAATTATGCCACAGATATTTCACCAAAAGAGTATATCCAAAAAGTAAAAGCAAAAGAGATTCATGACCCAGTATTAAATTTTCAACTCTCAAATGACTTTTATGTAAGAAGAATAATCCAAAATTATCTTGAAGGTGATACCCAAAGTCATGAATATGCAGCACTTCTTACATGGAACAATATCTACTATGCAAAACCAAAGAAAAATCCAAATACCCAAAAAACTGTTATTCGACTTGGACTTATTCAATGGCAAGTAAGACCGTATAACAATATAGCAGAAGTACTTGAACAAGCAGAGTTTTTCATAGATGCTGTTTCAAACTATAGAAGTGATTTTGTACTTTTTCCAGAGTTTTTCAATGCCCCTCTTATGGCAAAATACAACCATCTAAGCGAAGCAGAAGCTATTAGAGCCCTTGCTGGATATACAGACCAATTTAAACAAGAGTTTTCAAAACTTGCAGTTTCATATAACATAAACATCATCACAGGAAGTATGCCAGAACTTATTGATGACCACTTGTACAATGTTGGATTTTTGTGTAAAAGAGATGGAAGTGTAGAAAAATATGCAAAAATCCATGTGACTCCAGATGAGAAAAAGATTTGGGGACTCAAAGGCTCAAATGAGATAAAAACATTTAATACTGACTGTGGAAAAATTGGAGTGCTTATCTGTTATGATGCAGAGTTTCCAGAACTTAGCAGAATACTAGCATCTGAGGGGATGCAAATACTTTTTGTCCCATTTTTAACAGATACTCAAAATGGCTACTCAAGAGTAAGGATATGTTCACAAGCTAGAGCCGTAGAAAATGAATGTTATGTAGCAATTGCTGGATGTGTTGGAAACTTACCAAAAGTACATAATATGGATATTCAATACGCTCAATCAGCAGTTTTTACCCCTTGTGACTTTGCCTTTTCGACCAATGGAGTCAAAGCAGAATCTACTCCAAATACGGAGATGATACTAGTAGCGGATGTGGATCTTGACCTTCTCAAAGAGTTACATAATTTTGGAAGTGTAAATAATCTCAAAGATAGACGAACAGATATGTATGAAATCAAACTAAAAGGACGAACACCTAAATAA
- a CDS encoding AI-2E family transporter, which produces MVSKHFMITVLIGSFLSIGYIFQSYLMSITIGAILAIATRPIYEALYTKLNFSYRRVLVSSFLTLTLFLFVFLPFIYFVGLSYQLIPNISSDQVMQYTQNIVAYLKNLPKPFDVFQESINALLGEFDIFNVDIDVIKSILNNVAQFFWKINGIVYQFFLILFFYFLFNIYGYNIFILITRLLPMVKRFKRILYAEFSNTISSVFFSTVFSMVTQGIAFGLFLYFTTDYDAFYVGMSVGFATAIPVIGAYVVIVPLIIIELLNQNYLFAGIIVLFTTVVLSGLIDNILRLIFMKYINKKFSLHYKLNELFILLAMLAGIGVFGGWGIIIGPAILSLCVAFILIYLKSRINSSEM; this is translated from the coding sequence ATGGTTTCAAAACACTTTATGATTACGGTTTTGATTGGAAGTTTCTTATCAATAGGGTATATTTTTCAAAGCTATTTGATGAGTATAACTATAGGTGCAATCTTAGCAATTGCTACTCGTCCTATTTATGAAGCTTTATATACTAAACTCAACTTTTCCTATAGAAGAGTTTTAGTATCTAGTTTTTTAACTTTAACACTTTTTTTGTTTGTATTCTTGCCATTTATATATTTTGTGGGTTTATCTTATCAGTTGATTCCAAATATTAGTAGTGATCAAGTAATGCAATATACACAGAATATAGTGGCTTATCTTAAAAATCTTCCAAAACCTTTTGATGTTTTTCAAGAATCTATAAATGCACTTTTAGGGGAGTTTGATATTTTTAATGTTGATATTGATGTAATCAAATCAATTTTAAATAATGTAGCACAGTTTTTTTGGAAAATTAATGGTATTGTATATCAATTCTTTTTAATTTTATTTTTCTATTTTCTGTTCAATATTTATGGTTATAATATTTTTATTTTAATAACTAGACTTTTACCGATGGTAAAAAGATTTAAACGAATTTTATACGCTGAATTTAGCAATACCATATCATCAGTATTTTTTAGTACGGTATTTAGTATGGTCACTCAAGGTATTGCGTTTGGATTATTTTTATACTTTACTACAGATTATGATGCTTTTTATGTTGGTATGTCTGTTGGGTTTGCAACTGCTATTCCTGTAATAGGGGCATATGTAGTGATTGTTCCACTTATAATTATCGAGCTTTTAAATCAAAATTATCTTTTTGCTGGTATTATTGTGTTATTTACCACTGTAGTTTTGTCTGGATTAATAGATAATATCTTACGACTTATTTTTATGAAATATATTAATAAAAAGTTTTCACTGCATTATAAGCTGAATGAATTATTTATTCTTTTAGCTATGTTAGCAGGTATTGGGGTTTTTGGAGGATGGGGAATTATCATAGGACCTGCAATTTTGAGTCTTTGTGTAGCTTTTATACTTATTTATTTGAAATCAAGAATTAATTCCTCTGAAATGTAA
- a CDS encoding MFS transporter: MLSNTKTLIIPISSLFFAIAFLAIGYGMILTFVGVYLKDSGTSDFLIGLINSAFFLGAILSSIFSQKIISAVGHIRSFATFASCMVMAFLLHAIFFNEALWAVLRLISGFSFYGLLIILESWLNEKSDESQRGKILAIYTIIFYLSTALGQQFLNIEEDYKYAIFIIGSILVLISVVFISMTKIKEPILKPFEKVSFPKLYAIVPLALTGSFIGGFFVGGFFTMIPVYLIDKFASYEVVSLFMTITLIGGLIAQWPIGMLSDKYGRRKLIAFSGFFTSFVAILFVFLPQSSIVFYILGFSLGVSIFCLYALSLARANDVIDDNKDIVEISRALLFSYGLGSFVAPIVIGIGLEFYGEFIFVIFAILGIFLGFYSLSRKRVADDDMSVFVNVPVASGAILPEFDPRQDEEWVKEHQ; the protein is encoded by the coding sequence ATGTTATCAAATACTAAAACACTAATTATTCCTATTTCATCACTATTTTTTGCGATAGCTTTTTTGGCTATAGGTTATGGTATGATTCTCACATTTGTGGGGGTTTATCTTAAAGATAGTGGTACAAGTGATTTTTTAATAGGGCTTATTAATTCTGCTTTTTTCCTTGGGGCTATATTATCCTCCATATTTAGCCAAAAAATAATATCAGCTGTTGGGCATATACGAAGTTTTGCTACTTTTGCTTCATGTATGGTGATGGCATTTTTACTTCATGCAATTTTCTTCAATGAAGCTTTGTGGGCAGTTTTGAGACTTATTAGTGGGTTTTCTTTTTATGGGCTTTTGATTATTTTAGAGAGTTGGCTAAATGAAAAAAGTGATGAGTCTCAAAGGGGGAAAATTCTTGCTATTTATACAATAATCTTTTATCTTTCTACTGCCTTGGGGCAACAGTTTTTGAATATTGAAGAAGATTATAAATATGCTATATTTATAATAGGTTCTATTTTGGTACTTATTTCAGTAGTTTTTATATCAATGACAAAGATAAAAGAGCCTATTTTAAAACCTTTTGAAAAGGTAAGCTTTCCTAAACTTTACGCAATAGTTCCACTTGCTCTTACTGGGAGTTTTATTGGTGGGTTTTTTGTGGGTGGATTTTTTACTATGATACCTGTTTATTTGATAGATAAATTTGCTTCTTATGAAGTTGTGTCGCTTTTTATGACTATTACTCTAATTGGTGGGCTTATTGCACAGTGGCCTATAGGGATGCTTTCTGATAAATATGGTAGAAGAAAACTTATAGCTTTTAGTGGATTTTTTACATCTTTTGTTGCTATTTTGTTTGTTTTTTTACCACAAAGTAGTATAGTGTTTTATATCCTTGGATTTTCTTTGGGAGTGAGCATATTTTGTCTTTATGCTTTGTCTTTGGCAAGGGCAAATGATGTGATAGATGATAATAAAGATATAGTAGAAATAAGTAGGGCATTGCTTTTTAGCTATGGTTTAGGTTCTTTTGTAGCTCCTATTGTAATAGGTATTGGGCTAGAGTTTTATGGTGAGTTTATATTTGTAATATTTGCAATTTTAGGGATATTTCTTGGATTTTATTCTTTATCAAGAAAAAGGGTTGCTGATGATGATATGAGTGTTTTTGTCAATGTACCAGTAGCTTCTGGGGCTATTTTGCCAGAATTTGACCCTAGACAAGATGAAGAGTGGGTCAAAGAACATCAATAA
- a CDS encoding HEPN domain-containing protein, with the protein MANKTYANEWIEKAFHDLDSANILFISGHYTDTIGYLYHQALEKMFKSLIAYQNKPIEKTHNLIELHEMLSEYFDFDEDELMLLAIATTYHTKQRYPAINKTLPSKEEIQRVKKLSDYIFKHICSILDVNKSDFDKI; encoded by the coding sequence ATGGCTAATAAAACTTATGCAAACGAGTGGATTGAAAAAGCATTCCATGATTTAGACTCAGCAAATATCCTTTTTATTTCTGGACATTATACTGATACTATTGGATATTTATATCATCAGGCATTAGAAAAAATGTTTAAGTCACTTATTGCATATCAAAATAAACCAATAGAAAAAACTCATAACCTTATAGAGTTACATGAGATGCTATCTGAGTATTTTGATTTTGATGAAGATGAGTTAATGCTTTTAGCTATTGCTACTACATATCATACCAAACAAAGGTATCCTGCTATAAATAAAACTTTGCCATCTAAAGAAGAAATCCAGAGAGTTAAAAAGTTATCAGATTATATATTTAAACATATCTGTAGTATTTTAGATGTAAATAAAAGTGATTTTGATAAAATATAA
- a CDS encoding nucleotidyltransferase domain-containing protein — protein MPKIDIEELKPLIIERLKPLNPDKIILFGSYAYGTPTDDSDIDLFIEKNSPVNNIDALALLKLRDLMKKYKIGFDILSATKQEILGREDSFYKTDILQKGIKLYG, from the coding sequence GTGCCAAAGATAGACATAGAAGAATTAAAACCACTTATTATAGAACGACTAAAACCACTTAATCCAGATAAAATAATCCTCTTTGGAAGCTACGCATACGGCACACCAACTGATGATAGTGATATTGATTTATTTATCGAAAAAAATAGTCCTGTAAATAATATAGACGCTTTAGCTTTATTAAAATTAAGAGATTTAATGAAAAAATATAAAATAGGGTTTGATATTTTAAGTGCAACGAAGCAAGAAATCTTGGGAAGAGAAGATAGCTTTTATAAAACTGATATACTACAAAAAGGTATAAAGCTATATGGCTAA
- a CDS encoding SAM-dependent methyltransferase has translation MQEFSSYFNDWLYGEDGYYSKYKAIGKSGDFYTAVSTSMFFGGSIAKKIIQVIENGELPNDTTIVEIGAHHGYLLSDIIQFIYTLKPELLGTLKFAIVERYEHLRESQKEYFKVSFDDEIKLVHYQDISEVKLSSAFVVANEIFDAFACELIYTKDGVLQKAFVDDEHNIKFENCDDKEILEFCSKYKVEKGEYPLYYKEFAKTLSENIGVFHFCTFDYGDIYTRNDFSARIYHKHKVYPIFEEGLSLKELYKVSDITYDVPFSYLMDCFKDVGCEVEFRTQLQALVEFGIIDLLEILKKNTTEEHYLKEVNKVKILLEPTGMGDRFKMVYVKSSFK, from the coding sequence ATGCAAGAATTTAGCTCTTATTTCAATGACTGGCTTTATGGAGAAGATGGATATTATAGTAAATATAAAGCTATAGGTAAAAGTGGTGATTTTTATACAGCGGTGAGTACAAGTATGTTTTTTGGTGGCTCTATCGCCAAAAAAATAATCCAAGTTATAGAAAATGGTGAGCTTCCAAATGATACCACTATAGTTGAAATTGGTGCTCATCATGGGTATTTGTTGAGTGATATTATACAGTTTATTTATACATTAAAACCAGAACTTTTAGGGACTTTAAAATTTGCTATCGTTGAGAGATATGAACACTTAAGAGAGTCACAAAAAGAGTATTTTAAAGTATCTTTTGATGACGAAATAAAACTAGTTCATTACCAAGATATAAGTGAAGTAAAATTAAGTAGTGCCTTTGTGGTTGCAAATGAAATATTTGATGCATTTGCTTGTGAGCTTATATATACAAAAGATGGTGTATTGCAAAAAGCTTTTGTAGATGATGAACATAATATAAAATTTGAAAATTGTGATGATAAAGAGATTTTAGAATTTTGCTCAAAGTATAAAGTAGAAAAAGGTGAGTATCCATTATATTACAAAGAGTTTGCAAAAACTTTGAGTGAAAATATAGGTGTTTTTCATTTTTGTACTTTTGATTATGGTGATATTTATACTAGAAATGACTTTTCAGCTAGGATTTATCACAAACACAAGGTTTATCCTATATTTGAAGAAGGTTTGAGTCTAAAAGAGCTTTATAAGGTAAGTGATATTACTTATGATGTGCCATTTTCTTATCTTATGGATTGCTTTAAAGATGTGGGGTGTGAAGTTGAGTTTCGTACACAACTTCAAGCTTTAGTAGAGTTTGGGATAATTGATTTACTTGAGATTTTGAAAAAAAACACTACTGAAGAACACTATCTAAAAGAGGTAAATAAGGTTAAGATTTTGCTAGAACCTACTGGGATGGGTGATAGGTTTAAGATGGTTTATGTGAAAAGTTCTTTTAAGTAG
- a CDS encoding TolC family protein, with product MLLKKFSSLVILGFGVAVMANDSILSNDRTTIFELNEKKAIEDSAKISKDWINPITYTYSNMDYKDSDKKDSTSVIAISQPIFKSGGIYRAIKYASSLRNASLGDVEIAKKAAIKEATTTLFEIHKVIAQIKKQELLVKNSELDVLRKKEQVMGGILDASYLDNALLDLSSKKLSLADLEYNKVALINKFDTLSDVSYSELELPSLELLSEEEFMEKNKVIQKQEYTANKDYHYSGMILAKYLPTVNVVYNYTKYHGDHTTATSSSESQKYGFSVVVPLDVRVLNETQSARIEYIKSKIQTNIVKAEEESLYKTKIASINRVKQKLDIAKEELESYSSLVRQMEELSIAGLKTDLDLQTMQNSKSIKEQDVNIFNYELQMELLELYARI from the coding sequence ATGCTCTTAAAAAAATTTAGTTCATTGGTTATTTTAGGATTTGGCGTAGCTGTAATGGCAAATGATAGTATATTGTCAAATGATAGAACAACAATATTTGAATTAAATGAAAAAAAAGCTATTGAAGATAGTGCTAAAATAAGTAAAGATTGGATTAATCCTATTACATATACATATTCAAATATGGATTATAAAGATTCTGACAAAAAAGATAGCACATCTGTAATAGCAATAAGTCAGCCTATTTTTAAAAGTGGTGGGATATATAGAGCAATCAAATATGCAAGCAGTCTTAGAAATGCATCTTTAGGTGATGTTGAAATAGCTAAAAAAGCTGCTATAAAAGAAGCAACTACAACACTTTTTGAAATACATAAAGTTATAGCACAGATTAAAAAACAAGAACTTTTAGTGAAAAATAGTGAGCTTGATGTTTTAAGAAAAAAAGAGCAGGTTATGGGGGGTATACTAGATGCTAGTTACCTTGACAATGCACTTTTAGATTTGAGTTCAAAAAAACTTTCTTTAGCAGATTTGGAGTATAACAAGGTTGCTTTGATAAATAAGTTTGATACTTTAAGTGATGTGTCTTATAGTGAGCTTGAACTGCCGTCTTTGGAGCTTTTGAGTGAAGAAGAGTTTATGGAAAAAAATAAAGTTATACAAAAACAAGAATACACTGCAAACAAAGACTATCACTATAGTGGAATGATACTGGCTAAATATTTACCAACAGTAAATGTTGTGTATAACTATACAAAATATCATGGTGACCACACTACTGCAACTTCTAGTAGCGAATCACAAAAATATGGTTTTAGTGTAGTTGTTCCTCTTGATGTGAGAGTTTTAAATGAAACACAAAGTGCAAGAATAGAGTATATTAAATCAAAAATACAAACAAATATAGTAAAAGCTGAAGAAGAATCATTATACAAAACAAAAATAGCAAGTATAAATAGAGTTAAACAAAAACTTGATATTGCTAAAGAAGAACTTGAAAGTTATTCATCACTTGTAAGACAAATGGAAGAGTTAAGTATTGCTGGACTTAAAACTGATTTGGATTTGCAAACTATGCAAAACTCAAAGTCTATAAAAGAACAAGATGTAAATATATTTAACTATGAGCTTCAAATGGAGCTGTTGGAACTATATGCAAGAATTTAG
- a CDS encoding aspartate aminotransferase family protein, giving the protein MLENIDKQYVMQTYARNYVNFKRGVNATLFDDTNKKYIDFTSGIGVVSVGHGNERVANKICEQVRNITHISNLFLIEPQALLGQKINELTGYDVATFFANSGAEANEGAIKIARKYGQTKFANKKYKIITLEHSFHGRTITTVKATGQAKFHSDFFAPYPDGFRFDPSLEAVYQAIDDETVAVMIELIQGEGGVSPFNKDDIQKLAKFLKEKEILLIVDEVQTGVYRSGEFLASQLYDIEPDIITLAKGLGGGVPIGAVLTKHKDILSAGDHGSTFGGNYLVTTAALEVLDILENYKNSGLLDEHLIYFDMKLKELRTKFSEIMLDTVGLGLMRGIKIKDDETLAKIVSNAFAEGVLVLKSGRSTLRFLPPLTITKDEIDEGFERLENALKKI; this is encoded by the coding sequence ATGTTAGAAAATATTGATAAACAGTATGTTATGCAAACTTATGCAAGAAATTATGTCAATTTCAAAAGAGGTGTAAACGCTACACTTTTTGATGATACAAATAAAAAGTATATAGACTTTACCAGTGGTATTGGCGTGGTTAGTGTTGGGCATGGAAATGAAAGAGTGGCAAATAAGATTTGTGAACAGGTTAGAAATATAACACATATTTCAAATTTGTTTTTGATAGAGCCTCAAGCACTTTTAGGACAAAAAATAAATGAACTTACTGGCTATGATGTAGCTACATTTTTTGCAAATAGTGGTGCTGAAGCCAATGAAGGTGCTATTAAGATAGCTAGAAAATATGGGCAAACTAAATTTGCAAATAAAAAGTATAAAATTATTACTCTAGAACACTCGTTTCATGGAAGAACTATAACAACAGTAAAAGCAACTGGTCAAGCGAAATTTCATAGTGATTTTTTTGCTCCCTATCCAGATGGTTTTAGATTTGATCCATCACTAGAAGCTGTTTATCAAGCAATTGATGATGAAACAGTTGCTGTTATGATTGAGCTTATTCAAGGTGAAGGTGGTGTTAGCCCATTTAATAAAGATGATATCCAAAAGCTTGCAAAATTTTTAAAAGAAAAAGAGATACTTCTAATAGTAGATGAAGTTCAAACTGGGGTTTATAGAAGTGGAGAGTTTTTGGCAAGTCAACTTTATGATATAGAGCCAGATATTATAACACTTGCTAAAGGTCTTGGCGGTGGAGTACCTATTGGTGCGGTACTTACTAAGCACAAAGATATTTTAAGTGCAGGAGACCATGGTAGTACATTTGGTGGTAATTATCTTGTTACTACCGCTGCACTTGAAGTACTTGATATATTAGAAAACTATAAAAATAGTGGGCTTTTAGATGAACATTTGATTTATTTTGATATGAAGCTAAAAGAGTTACGAACAAAATTTTCTGAAATTATGTTAGACACAGTTGGACTTGGTTTGATGCGTGGTATTAAAATAAAAGATGATGAAACCTTAGCTAAAATTGTATCAAATGCATTTGCTGAGGGTGTATTGGTACTTAAAAGTGGTAGAAGTACATTAAGATTTTTACCACCTCTTACAATAACAAAAGATGAGATTGATGAAGGTTTTGAAAGGTTGGAAAATGCTCTTAAAAAAATTTAG